Proteins from one Sulfurovum sp. TSL1 genomic window:
- a CDS encoding RND family transporter, which translates to MLYTFYQKLILKYPLSVLIILVSSILIFGINVLKLEIDASAETLLLNDDKDLAFSRTVAKRFQTNDVLILAYKPKQDLLSPKSLQTLTRITKDLEKLPRVESVDSLINVPLFFSPVREMDDLINETRTLKSPDINLSMVKHEFLTSPLYKDSLVNKEFTISSIIIHLYQDPEYFTLLEKRNHLLDKEKSASLTKAEKQTLHDVTEAFKAHRDAQRDIDNQNIKAIRSLISKYHNEATFFLGGVQMISNDIVGFIKNDLLIYGSTLILLIILVLGIVFKKARWVMLPILICTLSVIAITSSLGYFEWEITVISSNFIALQLIITISIVLHLIVRYEELLTLYPHASSKRLILVTMLTKATPTFFAILTTIAGFSTLLYSHIYPVINLGWMMSAGISMSLIIAFIVFPAVLMLLKKTPPVKQKKSMAFIPSLTAKIVLHDKKAIYIVTFLSIVFSVTGASQLIVENSFINYFKKDTEIYKGMSIIDRELGGTTPLDIILTLSDKNSTFSSTAATQENTDEEADSFEDEFSAVEDQEQYWFTNEKIKIIKKVHDYLTHLAQVGEVQSFATLLDTGKILNKNKDLDSIDLALIYKKLPQKYRDVILTPYVNIEHNQLRFSTRIIDSNEGLRRDALLKKIKDDLTQLIDPDVATVQLSNLMVLYNNMLQSLFHSQITMVGLVLLIVFLMFLVLFRSLKLTLIALIVNIIPIALVFGFMGWLHIPLDIMTITIAAIAMGIGIDDTIHYIHRFQIEFEKDNRYYFTMHRTSTSIGNALYFTTLVIVIGFSILTLSNLIPTIYFGLLTMVVMVAALTSDLILLPKLLIHFKPFKRVK; encoded by the coding sequence ATGCTATATACTTTTTATCAAAAACTGATACTCAAATACCCCTTATCGGTTTTGATCATCCTTGTAAGCAGCATACTCATTTTTGGTATCAATGTTCTCAAATTAGAGATTGATGCTTCGGCAGAAACGCTTCTTTTAAATGATGATAAAGACTTGGCATTTTCCAGAACTGTAGCCAAAAGGTTCCAAACCAATGATGTACTGATTCTTGCCTATAAACCAAAGCAGGATCTACTCTCTCCCAAAAGTCTGCAAACCCTAACACGTATCACTAAAGATCTGGAGAAATTACCCCGTGTCGAATCCGTTGATTCACTCATCAATGTTCCCCTGTTTTTTTCACCTGTACGAGAGATGGATGATCTGATCAATGAAACCAGAACTCTAAAGAGTCCCGACATCAATCTCTCCATGGTCAAACACGAGTTTTTGACCAGTCCTCTTTATAAGGACAGCCTTGTCAATAAAGAGTTTACGATATCTTCGATCATCATCCATTTATATCAGGACCCCGAATATTTCACACTTCTGGAAAAAAGAAATCATCTACTGGACAAAGAGAAGAGCGCTTCACTGACAAAGGCAGAGAAACAGACCCTCCACGATGTCACAGAAGCATTTAAAGCACATAGAGATGCACAACGTGACATTGACAATCAGAATATTAAAGCGATCCGCTCTCTGATCTCAAAATATCACAATGAAGCTACGTTCTTTTTGGGCGGTGTGCAAATGATCTCCAACGATATCGTTGGATTCATTAAAAACGATCTACTGATTTATGGAAGTACACTGATACTTCTCATTATCCTTGTTTTGGGCATTGTTTTCAAAAAGGCAAGATGGGTGATGCTGCCTATACTGATCTGTACGCTCTCTGTTATTGCGATCACAAGCAGTCTGGGATATTTTGAATGGGAGATCACTGTCATCTCTTCGAATTTTATTGCCTTGCAACTGATCATTACCATTTCTATCGTTCTGCATTTGATTGTAAGGTATGAAGAACTTTTAACACTCTATCCTCATGCTTCATCCAAAAGACTTATCTTAGTTACGATGCTTACAAAAGCCACACCTACTTTCTTTGCTATTCTTACGACGATTGCAGGGTTCTCCACACTGCTCTATTCTCATATCTATCCTGTCATAAATCTGGGTTGGATGATGAGTGCAGGAATTTCGATGTCACTCATTATTGCATTTATTGTGTTTCCTGCTGTACTGATGTTACTCAAAAAAACACCTCCTGTAAAGCAGAAGAAGTCCATGGCCTTTATACCTTCTCTTACTGCCAAGATCGTACTGCATGATAAAAAAGCGATCTATATCGTCACCTTTCTCTCTATTGTCTTTAGTGTTACAGGGGCTTCGCAGCTTATTGTAGAGAACAGTTTTATCAACTACTTTAAAAAAGATACGGAGATCTACAAAGGTATGAGCATCATAGACCGGGAGCTGGGTGGAACCACTCCTTTAGACATCATACTCACTTTATCGGACAAAAACAGTACTTTCTCATCCACTGCTGCAACACAAGAGAATACGGATGAAGAGGCAGATTCCTTCGAAGATGAATTTTCGGCTGTAGAGGACCAGGAGCAATACTGGTTTACGAACGAGAAGATCAAGATCATCAAAAAAGTCCATGACTATTTAACACATCTGGCACAGGTAGGTGAGGTACAGTCTTTTGCCACGCTTCTTGATACAGGAAAGATACTCAATAAAAACAAAGATCTGGACAGTATAGATCTCGCTTTGATCTATAAAAAACTGCCCCAGAAATATAGAGATGTGATACTGACACCTTACGTCAATATTGAACATAACCAGCTCAGGTTTTCTACACGTATCATAGACTCCAATGAAGGATTACGCAGAGATGCTTTACTCAAAAAGATCAAAGATGACCTGACACAACTCATAGATCCTGATGTCGCAACTGTTCAGCTCTCAAATCTTATGGTACTTTACAACAATATGCTGCAATCCCTGTTCCATTCACAGATCACGATGGTCGGTCTCGTATTGCTCATCGTTTTTCTCATGTTCCTTGTATTGTTCAGGTCTCTCAAACTTACATTGATCGCTTTGATCGTCAATATCATTCCAATAGCGCTTGTTTTTGGCTTTATGGGCTGGCTGCATATTCCACTGGACATTATGACGATCACCATAGCTGCCATAGCCATGGGAATAGGTATCGATGATACGATACACTATATCCACCGGTTTCAAATTGAATTTGAAAAAGACAATCGTTACTACTTTACCATGCATAGAACAAGCACCAGCATTGGAAATGCTTTATACTTTACCACACTGGTCATCGTGATAGGTTTTTCCATCCTGACGTTGTCAAATTTGATCCCGACCATTTATTTTGGCCTACTTACGATGGTGGTAATGGTCGCTGCACTTACTTCGGACCTGATACTTTTACCCAAACTTTTAATCCACTTCAAGCCCTTTAAGAGAGTAAAATAG
- the rplI gene encoding 50S ribosomal protein L9, translating into MKVLLIKDVKTLGKAGEIKEVKDGYGQNFLIGKGLAKLATPEVVENWKAEQEEMARNLRDELARLEAEKITLEAATIRVEKPLAPVGIKGSVGNADISNAIESQLNIELDKKNINLKKALKSTGTHEVDAKLGHAIHATIKVEVVGV; encoded by the coding sequence ATGAAAGTATTATTGATCAAAGATGTGAAAACACTTGGTAAAGCAGGTGAAATTAAAGAAGTAAAAGATGGCTATGGACAGAACTTCCTTATAGGAAAGGGTTTGGCAAAACTGGCTACACCTGAGGTGGTAGAAAACTGGAAGGCCGAACAAGAAGAGATGGCAAGAAACCTTAGAGATGAATTGGCCAGACTTGAAGCTGAAAAAATTACACTTGAAGCGGCAACCATTAGAGTCGAAAAACCATTGGCACCGGTGGGTATCAAAGGTTCAGTAGGGAATGCCGATATCTCAAACGCTATCGAATCACAACTCAATATAGAACTTGACAAAAAAAACATTAATCTTAAAAAAGCACTTAAGTCGACGGGTACACATGAAGTAGATGCCAAACTTGGACATGCGATACACGCGACAATTAAAGTAGAAGTAGTAGGTGTATAG
- a CDS encoding M3 family metallopeptidase produces MFQEFKIDNLDQFPKALDTLLDKQREMIDEITANAETSYDKVLKPLQDLDEELGLFFTPLSHLNAVMNSEETQKAYEASIPLLSKFSSEMAQNEALFKKIEAIKADSKEANKVLEHEIRGFVLSGVNLPADKKKRMEEINLKLSELSNQFSQNLLDATNAYELIIEEVKDVEGMPQSDIDAAQEEIDGRIVYKFTLQIPSYMAYMTYGPNREHRKELSKAYATRAPENAEVIDQILALKHEKSQLLGFSSYAEYALETRDASHEDDVITFLNELADAALPQAKNELAELKAFALQTDGIEDLAGYDVGYYSEKLKKEKFDFDDTMTKPYFKQEKVLEGLLYIVSELFGVTFEPADVPTWHACVKPFDIFEEGKLSGRIYFDLEARKEKRGGAWMNDWETHYVDSKGELHLPSAFIVCNFSPTTPKTPSLLRHDDVVTLFHEMGHAIHHLFGKCKERSVSGINGVAWDVVEFPSQFLENFAYEAAILKRFGFHYETGEPISNELMSKIKETKNFQAALGILRQVEFSLFDFVLHQDLYQGEEVQRLLDGIREKTSLLTPPSYNKFQHGFAHIFAGGYAAGYYSYKWAEVLSADAFFSCLDNESGFNKERAKGYKEYILASGGAIEMSELYEEWLGRKADVQSLIKLYEIA; encoded by the coding sequence ATGTTTCAAGAATTCAAAATAGACAATTTAGACCAGTTTCCCAAAGCGTTAGACACCCTTTTAGACAAGCAACGAGAGATGATCGATGAGATCACGGCAAATGCCGAGACCAGTTATGACAAAGTCCTTAAACCCCTACAAGACCTGGACGAGGAGCTAGGGCTTTTCTTCACACCGCTTTCTCATCTTAATGCTGTGATGAACTCTGAAGAGACACAAAAAGCGTATGAAGCATCTATCCCTCTACTCTCCAAGTTTAGTTCTGAAATGGCACAGAATGAAGCTCTGTTTAAAAAGATAGAGGCGATCAAAGCAGATTCAAAAGAAGCGAACAAAGTGCTGGAACATGAAATCAGAGGCTTTGTACTCTCCGGGGTCAATCTTCCCGCAGATAAGAAAAAACGCATGGAAGAGATCAATCTCAAACTCTCTGAACTCTCTAACCAGTTTTCACAAAATCTGCTTGATGCGACCAACGCCTATGAACTCATTATCGAAGAGGTAAAAGATGTTGAAGGCATGCCTCAGTCCGACATCGATGCAGCACAAGAAGAGATCGATGGAAGGATCGTATACAAATTCACACTTCAAATTCCCAGTTATATGGCCTACATGACTTACGGACCTAACCGTGAGCACAGAAAAGAACTCTCCAAAGCCTATGCGACCAGAGCACCTGAAAACGCAGAGGTCATAGACCAGATCCTCGCACTCAAACATGAAAAGTCACAGCTTCTTGGCTTTAGCTCTTATGCAGAGTATGCATTGGAGACACGCGATGCGAGCCATGAAGATGATGTCATCACATTCTTGAATGAACTGGCCGATGCTGCCTTGCCTCAAGCCAAAAACGAACTGGCTGAACTGAAGGCATTTGCACTTCAAACAGATGGTATAGAAGACTTGGCAGGTTATGATGTAGGCTACTATTCAGAGAAACTGAAAAAAGAAAAGTTTGACTTTGATGATACGATGACCAAACCCTACTTCAAACAAGAAAAAGTTTTAGAGGGATTATTGTACATTGTCTCAGAACTTTTTGGTGTCACCTTTGAACCTGCGGATGTACCTACCTGGCACGCATGTGTCAAACCTTTTGACATTTTCGAAGAGGGCAAACTCTCCGGACGTATCTACTTTGACCTTGAAGCGCGTAAAGAGAAACGCGGTGGTGCATGGATGAATGACTGGGAGACACACTATGTGGACTCTAAAGGAGAATTACATCTTCCATCCGCTTTCATCGTCTGTAACTTCTCACCAACAACCCCAAAGACGCCCTCTTTACTCAGACATGATGATGTAGTGACACTTTTCCATGAAATGGGACATGCCATCCATCACCTTTTTGGAAAATGCAAAGAGCGCTCCGTCTCGGGTATTAACGGTGTGGCATGGGATGTGGTAGAGTTTCCTTCACAATTTTTGGAGAACTTTGCTTATGAAGCTGCTATCTTAAAACGTTTTGGTTTTCATTATGAAACAGGAGAGCCTATTTCAAATGAACTGATGTCAAAGATCAAAGAGACCAAAAACTTCCAGGCAGCCCTTGGCATCTTGCGCCAGGTAGAGTTCTCATTGTTTGATTTTGTGCTGCATCAGGACCTTTACCAGGGTGAGGAAGTACAGAGATTACTCGATGGTATTCGAGAAAAGACCTCTTTGCTCACACCGCCGAGTTATAACAAATTCCAACATGGATTTGCCCATATCTTTGCAGGTGGCTATGCTGCAGGATACTACAGCTATAAATGGGCTGAAGTACTCTCTGCGGATGCTTTTTTCTCCTGTTTGGATAATGAATCAGGATTTAACAAGGAACGTGCCAAAGGGTATAAAGAGTATATACTGGCAAGCGGTGGTGCGATTGAGATGTCTGAACTCTATGAAGAGTGGCTTGGACGGAAAGCAGATGTTCAAAGTCTGATCAAACTGTATGAAATAGCATAA
- a CDS encoding pyridoxine 5'-phosphate synthase, producing MLLGVNIDHIAVLREARKVTDPDPIDALSICKRAGADQITIHLREDRRHMQDMDAKNIIELSSLPVNLECAISSEMIDIACELKPHRVTLVPEKREEVTTEGGLAVTGEQPKLKEAIQRLHKEEIEVSLFIDPTLDAVNASLELDVEWIEFHTGKYANIYAMLYTNLSKTHHTIPELELPRKVLKKMLKDELCNLRLLSCDAMELGLRVAAGHGLNMQNVKEIAEIETIEELNIGQSIIARSVYTGLEQAIIDMKSMLIR from the coding sequence ATGTTATTGGGCGTAAACATAGACCATATTGCCGTACTGAGGGAAGCAAGAAAAGTAACAGACCCTGATCCGATCGATGCACTGAGCATCTGTAAACGTGCAGGAGCAGACCAGATCACGATCCATCTTCGTGAAGACCGGCGTCATATGCAGGATATGGATGCCAAAAATATTATAGAGCTTTCTTCTTTACCCGTGAACCTCGAATGTGCCATCTCTTCTGAAATGATAGATATCGCTTGTGAGCTAAAACCGCATCGTGTCACGCTTGTACCTGAAAAGCGTGAAGAGGTCACTACGGAAGGCGGTCTCGCAGTAACTGGCGAACAACCGAAACTCAAAGAGGCTATCCAAAGACTGCACAAAGAAGAGATAGAAGTATCCCTTTTTATAGACCCTACCCTGGATGCCGTCAATGCATCACTTGAACTGGATGTAGAGTGGATAGAGTTTCATACGGGAAAATATGCCAACATCTATGCGATGCTCTACACGAACCTCTCCAAAACACACCACACTATCCCTGAACTTGAACTTCCGCGAAAGGTACTCAAAAAGATGCTCAAAGATGAACTCTGCAACCTGCGTCTGCTCTCCTGTGATGCAATGGAGCTTGGATTACGTGTGGCAGCGGGACATGGCCTTAATATGCAAAATGTCAAAGAGATCGCCGAAATAGAGACAATAGAAGAGCTGAACATCGGCCAAAGTATTATCGCGCGTTCTGTGTATACCGGGCTTGAGCAAGCTATCATAGATATGAAATCTATGCTAATAAGATAA
- the hslV gene encoding ATP-dependent protease subunit HslV, translating into MFDATTILGYKSNGKAVIGGDGQVTFGDTVLKGNATKIRTLHEGKVLAGFAGSTADAFNLFDMFEGILAEKRGDLFKSVIGFSKMWRKDKHLRQLEAMMIVLNQEHIFILSGTGDVVEPEDGKIAAIGSGGNYAISAARALDKHTDLDPRTLVQESLEVAGELCIYTNKNIKILEL; encoded by the coding sequence ATGTTTGACGCAACTACGATACTGGGGTATAAAAGTAACGGAAAGGCAGTGATAGGCGGTGATGGTCAAGTGACCTTCGGGGATACCGTACTTAAAGGTAATGCTACGAAGATACGTACACTGCATGAAGGAAAAGTATTGGCCGGATTCGCCGGAAGTACGGCTGATGCATTTAACCTTTTTGATATGTTCGAAGGGATATTGGCCGAAAAAAGAGGCGATCTTTTCAAGTCTGTCATAGGCTTTTCCAAAATGTGGAGAAAAGATAAACATCTGCGTCAGCTCGAAGCGATGATGATCGTACTGAACCAGGAGCATATTTTTATCCTTTCGGGTACCGGTGATGTCGTAGAACCTGAGGACGGGAAAATAGCAGCGATAGGATCTGGTGGTAACTATGCCATTTCCGCAGCGCGTGCTTTGGATAAACATACAGATCTTGATCCAAGAACTTTGGTACAGGAGTCTCTGGAGGTTGCCGGTGAACTTTGTATCTATACGAACAAGAATATTAAAATATTAGAACTGTAA
- a CDS encoding ABC transporter substrate-binding protein gives MLKKVILLLFLSVLSLYALEEQNIQKVTDTKVREVLNILKDKSLSQKQKDEMNVRIIDNIFDFDIMAQISLGKRWKTLSKDEQRRFSKAFEKKIKHSYLDKLRLYNNEKVIIKDLEKIKSNRITLETQVIGLDDTYKVIYLFYKKRQTDQWYIYDVELVGVSIIQTYRKQFAEFLTTKTVKELIESL, from the coding sequence ATGTTAAAAAAAGTCATTCTACTCTTGTTTCTGTCTGTGCTCTCTCTTTATGCACTGGAAGAGCAAAATATTCAAAAAGTCACAGACACGAAGGTAAGAGAAGTCTTGAATATCTTGAAAGACAAAAGCTTGTCCCAGAAACAAAAAGATGAAATGAATGTTCGCATTATAGACAATATTTTTGATTTTGATATCATGGCACAAATAAGTTTGGGTAAGCGATGGAAAACACTTTCTAAAGATGAACAAAGACGGTTTTCGAAGGCGTTTGAGAAAAAAATAAAACATTCCTATCTGGATAAACTAAGACTCTACAACAATGAAAAAGTGATCATTAAAGATTTGGAAAAGATCAAATCTAACCGCATTACCTTGGAAACTCAGGTCATAGGTCTTGATGACACCTATAAAGTCATCTATCTTTTTTACAAGAAGAGACAAACCGATCAATGGTATATCTATGATGTGGAATTGGTGGGTGTAAGTATTATTCAAACCTATAGAAAACAGTTTGCAGAGTTCTTAACAACAAAAACGGTCAAAGAACTTATAGAATCGCTTTAA
- a CDS encoding VacJ family lipoprotein, translating to MKLVYIFIGITFFTFQGCTTKEAAPELQYQQSKTDSIKTVTSDEPIKDDQLEGFAEEFEEEFSEQETTTVSDPLSGYNRAMTSFNDTFILYALTPVSEAYAAVIPQPLRLGLSNAVENIQFPIRFANNLLQGKFQNSSDELGRFIINSTVGLGGLIDVATNHMTTPIPAHDEDFGQTLGYYGMGSGFHIVLPFIGPSNIRDIIGITADSYLSPLVHVNGLEEYKIPQNFGQSVGIYTVHTINKTSLHLGEYENLRKDAIDLYPFFRDTYEQKRNSDIEE from the coding sequence ATGAAGCTTGTTTACATCTTTATTGGTATCACATTTTTTACATTTCAAGGATGTACGACAAAAGAAGCGGCCCCCGAGTTACAGTATCAACAGAGTAAAACAGATTCTATCAAAACAGTCACTTCTGATGAACCAATAAAAGACGATCAATTAGAAGGATTTGCTGAAGAGTTTGAAGAGGAGTTTTCGGAACAGGAGACAACAACTGTCAGTGATCCCTTAAGTGGTTATAATAGAGCGATGACCTCCTTCAATGATACATTTATCCTCTATGCATTGACCCCTGTTTCCGAAGCCTATGCAGCGGTTATACCTCAACCTTTACGATTAGGTCTATCCAATGCTGTCGAGAACATACAGTTTCCTATTCGCTTTGCCAATAACCTCTTGCAAGGAAAGTTCCAAAATTCTTCGGACGAGCTGGGAAGATTTATTATCAACTCCACTGTAGGACTGGGTGGGCTTATAGATGTTGCAACCAACCATATGACAACACCGATACCCGCACATGATGAAGACTTCGGTCAAACTCTGGGATACTATGGTATGGGATCCGGATTCCATATTGTCCTACCATTCATCGGACCATCGAACATAAGAGATATCATAGGCATTACTGCAGATAGCTATCTCTCTCCACTTGTGCATGTAAACGGATTGGAAGAGTATAAAATACCTCAAAACTTTGGCCAATCTGTCGGTATCTATACGGTTCATACCATTAACAAAACATCTCTGCATTTAGGAGAATATGAAAACCTTAGAAAGGATGCTATAGATCTCTATCCTTTCTTTAGAGACACTTATGAACAAAAACGAAATTCTGATATAGAAGAATAA
- a CDS encoding thioredoxin family protein has protein sequence MSEKKPLPVNEYRYIKHNIGNGKPTILAFGMSHCYSCLAMSKVFAEVLEVHPEFQIYSIDGQKERLVSRDIYKLKEMPTQIFFDASGKEIFRHTGAYKKAVLEIILKKYGFDF, from the coding sequence ATGTCAGAAAAGAAGCCATTACCAGTGAACGAATATAGATACATCAAACATAATATCGGCAACGGTAAACCTACTATTTTAGCGTTTGGCATGTCACACTGTTACAGCTGTTTAGCGATGTCCAAAGTATTTGCTGAAGTCTTAGAGGTGCATCCGGAGTTTCAGATCTATTCCATTGACGGTCAAAAAGAACGTTTGGTCAGTCGTGATATCTATAAACTCAAAGAGATGCCTACGCAGATATTTTTTGATGCATCCGGGAAAGAAATATTTCGTCATACGGGAGCCTATAAGAAAGCGGTGTTGGAGATCATTTTGAAGAAATACGGATTTGATTTCTAA
- a CDS encoding argininosuccinate synthase, which produces MAKRKIKKAVLAYSGGLDTSIILKWLQDEYECEVVTFTADLGQGEEVEPARQKALDMGIKPENIFILDLREEFVKDFVFPMFRANAIYEGEYLLGTSIARPLIAKKQIEIAQQTGADAVSHGATGKGNDQVRFELGYLGLNPDIAVIAPWREWDLNSREKLLAYAKEHGIEISKKHMDEHGNPKASPYSMDANLLHISYEGLHLENPAAEPEEDMWLWTNSPEEAPDEAEYITITYKKGDPIAINGETMSPATLLKTLNDYGNNHGIGRIDIVENRYVGMKARGCYETPGGTIMLKAHRAIESITLDREEAHLKDELMPKYAKLIYNGYWWSPERKMLQAAIDTTQETVNGEVKLKLYKGNVIVVGRSSDESLYSEAHSTFEEDEVYNQADAEGFIRLNALRFIIEGKKQPERIASLIKNTEE; this is translated from the coding sequence ATGGCAAAAAGAAAAATTAAAAAAGCAGTATTGGCGTATTCTGGTGGACTGGATACGAGTATTATCTTAAAATGGCTCCAAGACGAGTATGAGTGTGAAGTAGTGACTTTCACGGCTGATCTTGGTCAGGGTGAAGAGGTAGAACCTGCACGTCAGAAAGCATTGGATATGGGTATCAAGCCTGAGAATATTTTTATTCTGGATCTTAGAGAAGAGTTTGTAAAAGATTTTGTCTTTCCTATGTTCAGAGCCAATGCCATCTATGAGGGTGAGTACCTGCTAGGAACATCTATTGCAAGACCGCTTATTGCTAAAAAGCAGATCGAGATCGCACAACAGACCGGCGCTGATGCGGTAAGTCACGGGGCAACGGGTAAAGGAAATGACCAGGTACGTTTCGAGCTTGGTTATCTGGGTCTTAATCCGGATATCGCAGTGATCGCACCGTGGAGAGAGTGGGACCTCAATTCACGTGAGAAGCTTCTTGCTTATGCAAAGGAACACGGTATAGAGATCTCTAAAAAACATATGGATGAGCACGGTAACCCTAAAGCAAGCCCATACTCTATGGACGCAAACCTGCTTCATATCTCATATGAAGGGCTTCACCTTGAAAATCCTGCAGCTGAACCTGAAGAGGATATGTGGCTATGGACAAATTCTCCTGAAGAGGCTCCGGATGAGGCGGAGTATATCACCATTACGTATAAAAAAGGTGACCCGATAGCGATCAACGGTGAAACAATGAGCCCTGCAACACTTCTTAAAACACTGAATGACTATGGCAACAATCATGGTATCGGACGTATCGATATCGTAGAGAACCGTTATGTAGGGATGAAAGCACGCGGATGCTATGAGACGCCGGGTGGTACGATCATGCTCAAAGCACACAGAGCGATCGAATCTATCACACTGGATAGAGAAGAAGCACACCTTAAAGATGAGCTTATGCCTAAGTATGCAAAACTGATCTATAACGGATACTGGTGGTCACCGGAGCGTAAGATGTTGCAAGCAGCGATCGATACAACACAAGAGACAGTCAACGGTGAAGTAAAACTCAAACTTTACAAAGGGAATGTGATCGTAGTGGGTAGAAGTTCAGATGAATCACTCTATTCAGAAGCACACTCTACATTTGAAGAGGATGAAGTCTATAACCAGGCGGATGCAGAAGGCTTTATCCGTCTGAATGCATTGAGATTCATCATTGAAGGTAAAAAACAGCCTGAACGTATCGCTTCTCTCATCAAGAATACTGAAGAGTAG